The Micromonospora violae DNA segment CCGCGCAGGGCCACCGGTTGGTGCCGGCGATGCGCGCACTCGGCCGCCCGGTCGCCGAGCGGGTCACCACCCCGTCCTACCTCGAACTTCAGCAACGCGACGACACCACCGGCGGCCACACCTACCGCCGGTACTCCAGCGCGCACTACCTGCGGCAGTTCCCCACCGCCGCGATCGAGGCCTTCCTGCTGCGCGGCGCGGCAGACCTGCACGTCGGCACCCACCTGCCCAGCGTCGGCCTGCAGGCGTACGGCGGCGCGATCGCCGACGTCCCGGACGCCGACGCCGCGTTCAGTCACCGCGAAACCACGTTCGAGTACGGTGCCGGCTCGCGCTGGACCGAACCATCCGAAGACGACGACCGGATGGCAGCGGCCCGCAGTGCCGGAGCCGCGCTCGATCCGTACGCCCACGGCGTCTACGTCAACTCGCTCGCCGCCGACGAGGGGCAACGCGGGGTACGCCGCGCATACCCGACCGCCAAGCTCGCCAGGCTGACCGCACTCAAGGACGTCTGGGACCCGCAGAACGTCTTCCACCTCAACCACAACGTCCGGCCCAGCCACGCCTGAGCAAGGCCGCGCAGCTGCTTCCGCTCAGGCAGACCGCTGCGCGGTGTCGCCGCTGCGTAGGCGGTCGAGCTCGGCAACGTACATCGCCTGCATGTGGTCATAGTGCCGGACCAGCAGCTTGACCTCCTCAGCGCTGTAGCCCTCGATGAGCCGCTCCGCCCGCTCGGCGAACCGCTCGTACGGTCGGCTCAGCTCGGCGGTCCGCTCCGGCCGCAGGGCGACGATCACCCGCCGCCGGTCCGCCGGGTCGCGCTCGGCCGTCACGTACCCCGCCTGTTGGAGCCGGCGCAGCATGCTGGTCACCGCCCCGGTGGTGAGGTTGGTCCGCTCGGCGACCTGCCCGGCGGTGGCGGATCCGACGTCCGCCAGGAAGTCCAGGCACTCCAGGTCGCTCACGGTGAGGCCCAGCCGCTCCGCGATGGCGTACCGGAACACCATGGACAGCCGCGACATCTCCCGCCCGGCGCGCATCAGGTCGGCCATCGCGGGCGCACGGGCCGGCTCGTGGGACATGCCCGCAATCATGCCTCCGGTACGGTGACCCGGTGCAGCCGAGGTAACACGCGGGTCAGTACCCAGTGCGGTGCGGCCGCGCCCCCGGTGAGGCGGCGCATCAGCCCGGCGGCGGTGTCGACGGCGCGGAAGGCGTAGGGCACCATCTCGTCCTGGTAGCCGGCGATCGCCTCCTCCACCGCTCCGGTGGCCCGAGCCTCGACCAGCCTGCGGCCGAGCAGGGCGGCGTCGCGGAGCGCCGTGTTGCCGCCGTGGGCGCCGAACGGCGGCATGACGTGCACGGCGTCGCCCATCATCGTCGCCCGGGGCACCGCCCACCGGCGCGGGCGCTGGCCGGTGGCGAAGAGGTTGAGCACCGTGGCGTCCAATTCGGCCGTGCCGACCAGCCGCCGGATGACCGGGTGGAAGTCCGTACTCAGCTGGGAGGCCAGTCTCCACAGCGCCAGAAGGTCCCCGCGGACGCCGACGGGCACCTCCTCCTGCCGGAGCAGCAGTCCCCAC contains these protein-coding regions:
- a CDS encoding MarR family winged helix-turn-helix transcriptional regulator — encoded protein: MSHEPARAPAMADLMRAGREMSRLSMVFRYAIAERLGLTVSDLECLDFLADVGSATAGQVAERTNLTTGAVTSMLRRLQQAGYVTAERDPADRRRVIVALRPERTAELSRPYERFAERAERLIEGYSAEEVKLLVRHYDHMQAMYVAELDRLRSGDTAQRSA